The following coding sequences are from one bacterium SCSIO 12741 window:
- the feoB gene encoding ferrous iron transport protein B encodes MSSTSPIEVVLAGNPNSGKTSLFNRLTGMNQRTGNYPGITVDHRSGSFVHQEQTIHVTDLPGIYSLYPGSDDERIGVERILEHHKESPDTVYVCLVEWKNPHKNLLILSQLLDLGIPVIGAFNYRKKSDIQEVKHWIEMLKKEFDIPFIPCNAETGEGVNELKNVLSKSKQTPIPAKKELEFQSGSIPSMKEPIAYSDWVAMCLAYRKEDSRPPKEVTLKITQDLRDRLERIDLLKTPEAITREEKPFDTRSNRLDKLLVHPFWGYVLFGVLLLLVFQSVFSWASYPMDWIDAGFAWLGEWSAKTLPSNWFTRAITDGIIPGIGGIVIFVPQIALLFLFIALFEESGYMSRVVYLMDRLVKPFGLSGRSVVPLISGYACAIPAIMATRTLKHPREKLITMLVIPFMTCSARIPVYATLIALLVSPEAHFGPFNIQGLLLLGLYFFGAFISFLTAWIISKLMKSGGRSMLLLELPDYKVPGLRNVTLTMFEKSRSFVVQAGKVILIVSLILYIMSSVGFNSTFQKIQNNDPELTAQYNEQELAQLKLENSLIGQAGKFIEPAIKPLGYDWKIGISLITSFAAREVFVGTLSTIYALEDAGDDVSPIVEKLREDKNEAGEPVYSLAVILSLLVFYALAMQCISTLAVMKKETGGWKWPMIQLGFMTASAYVLALITFQVFS; translated from the coding sequence TTGAGTAGTACATCTCCTATAGAAGTGGTTTTGGCAGGTAACCCGAATTCGGGAAAAACCTCCTTATTTAACCGGTTGACCGGAATGAATCAGCGGACTGGGAATTATCCTGGAATCACCGTAGACCATCGTTCTGGAAGTTTTGTACATCAGGAGCAAACCATTCATGTTACCGATCTTCCTGGGATATACAGCTTATACCCCGGAAGTGATGATGAGCGTATTGGAGTAGAACGCATTCTTGAGCATCACAAAGAATCGCCTGACACCGTTTACGTCTGCCTGGTAGAATGGAAGAATCCGCACAAAAACCTGCTGATCCTTTCCCAATTGTTGGATTTAGGTATTCCGGTAATCGGAGCATTCAACTACCGCAAGAAGTCGGACATACAGGAAGTGAAGCACTGGATTGAAATGCTGAAAAAGGAGTTTGACATTCCTTTTATTCCCTGCAATGCTGAAACCGGCGAAGGAGTCAACGAGCTCAAGAATGTTTTGAGTAAATCCAAACAAACGCCCATTCCAGCTAAAAAGGAACTCGAATTTCAATCCGGATCGATCCCTTCGATGAAGGAGCCCATCGCCTATTCGGATTGGGTTGCCATGTGCCTGGCCTATCGCAAAGAGGACAGTAGACCGCCCAAAGAAGTTACGCTCAAAATCACTCAGGATTTACGAGATAGATTGGAGCGTATCGACCTTTTAAAAACACCGGAGGCTATTACTCGGGAAGAAAAGCCTTTTGATACCAGATCCAATCGATTGGATAAACTTTTGGTACACCCTTTTTGGGGCTATGTCCTGTTTGGGGTTTTACTGCTTTTGGTTTTTCAGTCGGTATTTTCCTGGGCCTCCTACCCGATGGATTGGATCGACGCCGGATTTGCATGGCTGGGAGAATGGTCTGCGAAAACGCTACCCAGCAACTGGTTTACCCGAGCCATTACCGATGGAATCATTCCTGGAATTGGTGGCATTGTCATTTTCGTTCCTCAGATAGCCCTGCTCTTTTTATTCATAGCCTTGTTTGAAGAATCCGGTTACATGAGCCGGGTGGTCTATTTAATGGATCGATTGGTTAAGCCTTTTGGGCTCTCAGGAAGAAGTGTAGTTCCACTCATATCCGGATATGCCTGCGCTATTCCTGCGATTATGGCCACACGTACCTTAAAACATCCTCGGGAAAAATTGATCACCATGTTGGTCATCCCGTTTATGACTTGTTCGGCCCGGATACCTGTATATGCCACGCTGATAGCCTTGTTGGTGTCTCCAGAAGCCCACTTTGGCCCCTTCAATATCCAGGGACTTTTACTACTTGGCCTCTATTTCTTTGGCGCCTTCATTTCTTTTCTAACTGCATGGATCATCAGCAAATTGATGAAAAGTGGTGGACGCTCGATGCTTCTTTTGGAACTTCCCGACTACAAAGTTCCGGGACTTAGAAATGTGACGCTTACCATGTTTGAAAAGAGTCGATCTTTTGTGGTTCAAGCGGGTAAAGTCATTCTGATTGTTTCGTTGATTCTATACATCATGTCGAGTGTAGGATTTAACTCGACCTTTCAGAAAATCCAAAACAACGACCCCGAGTTAACGGCTCAGTATAACGAACAGGAACTGGCTCAACTTAAATTGGAAAACAGCTTAATAGGACAGGCCGGAAAGTTTATCGAACCGGCGATCAAACCCTTGGGTTATGATTGGAAAATTGGCATTTCGCTGATCACCTCATTCGCTGCTCGCGAAGTTTTTGTGGGAACGCTGTCCACCATCTACGCCCTGGAAGATGCAGGTGATGATGTAAGTCCCATTGTAGAAAAACTGAGGGAGGATAAAAATGAAGCAGGCGAACCGGTTTATTCCCTGGCCGTTATTCTTTCGCTTCTTGTGTTTTATGCCCTGGCCATGCAATGCATCAGCACTCTGGCTGTGATGAAAAAAGAGACCGGTGGTTGGAAATGGCCTATGATTCAACTGGGATTTATGACCGCATCAGCTTACGTACTTGCGTTGATTACTTTCCAAGTATTTTCCTAA
- a CDS encoding amidohydrolase family protein: MKSVLRGIFCVVLIATGLASCVSTEEVDLVVHNASIFTLNDQNEVFSAMAIRQGRIVEIGPEHQILNKYHADEFLDLRKRPVLPGFVDAASRAHFEYFQNLEREVHDTSWTRLFDQWSSLGYTGITLMDANANYRDQWNRDSIPVRMNLMLHADSLNWQWLNRNGGLPDSLIQLNGLSFMDWSETTTGVFFDSSAEVSIAEIADVLDQMNCWVNLGVHSDSLYKMAQGVYAEVLAEVNDKRWSLTSYSPDRVSPKWLKKHSVLPLIAPVDFRPEKVDWLALWKANHFLAAGSTGMIPQHPMEAYVHLVQAGLDRNESYKALSRYPALLAGWDQCGRLEAGYWADFIITNRDPFNAPLEELTQIEIRRTFVGGKPIYSSSRK; the protein is encoded by the coding sequence ATGAAATCCGTCCTTCGAGGAATCTTTTGTGTCGTGCTGATTGCCACTGGTCTGGCTTCTTGCGTGAGTACAGAAGAAGTTGATTTGGTGGTACACAATGCTTCCATCTTTACCCTGAATGATCAGAACGAAGTATTCAGCGCTATGGCTATTCGTCAAGGGCGAATTGTTGAGATTGGCCCAGAGCATCAAATTTTGAACAAGTACCATGCTGATGAATTTCTGGATTTAAGAAAACGTCCGGTTTTACCTGGGTTTGTGGATGCGGCATCCAGAGCCCATTTTGAATACTTTCAAAACCTGGAACGTGAAGTTCATGATACATCCTGGACTCGACTTTTTGACCAGTGGAGTAGCCTGGGCTATACCGGAATAACATTAATGGATGCCAATGCTAACTATCGGGATCAGTGGAATCGTGATTCCATTCCGGTTAGGATGAACCTAATGTTGCATGCGGATTCGTTGAACTGGCAATGGCTGAATCGAAATGGAGGATTGCCCGATTCTTTAATTCAGCTGAACGGTCTATCCTTTATGGACTGGAGTGAAACTACTACCGGTGTTTTTTTCGATTCTTCCGCTGAAGTGTCGATTGCTGAAATTGCAGATGTACTGGATCAGATGAACTGTTGGGTTAACCTGGGGGTACACTCAGATTCTCTATATAAAATGGCTCAAGGGGTATATGCTGAGGTGTTGGCCGAAGTGAATGACAAGCGTTGGTCCCTTACTTCCTATTCACCGGATAGGGTCTCGCCAAAGTGGTTGAAAAAGCACTCGGTTTTGCCGTTAATTGCTCCAGTTGATTTTCGTCCTGAAAAAGTAGATTGGTTAGCGCTATGGAAGGCCAATCATTTTTTAGCAGCGGGTTCTACCGGAATGATTCCACAACACCCCATGGAAGCCTACGTTCATTTGGTACAGGCCGGCCTGGATCGCAATGAATCTTACAAGGCCTTGAGTCGGTACCCGGCATTGTTGGCCGGTTGGGATCAATGCGGTCGATTAGAAGCCGGCTACTGGGCCGATTTTATCATCACCAATAGAGATCCCTTTAATGCTCCCTTGGAAGAGCTAACTCAAATTGAAATTCGTCGAACCTTTGTCGGCGGTAAACCCATTTACTCTTCCAGTCGTAAATAA
- a CDS encoding ferrous iron transport protein A, translating to MKKDSFHYNLANAPQQKMLRVTRIEDSELAIKLLEFGLGQNRHCRVIRKAPFKGPLMIQCDRYQFVIRREEAQLVQVDFE from the coding sequence TTGAAAAAGGATTCGTTCCATTATAATCTCGCCAATGCTCCCCAACAGAAAATGTTGCGGGTTACTCGCATTGAAGATTCAGAGTTAGCCATCAAATTGCTGGAATTCGGGCTGGGGCAAAATCGCCATTGCCGAGTTATTCGTAAAGCTCCCTTCAAAGGACCTTTAATGATTCAGTGTGATCGTTATCAGTTTGTGATTCGGCGAGAAGAAGCCCAATTGGTACAAGTAGATTTTGAGTAG